ACGGATCTGCGTGGCACTTGACCACAGGAGGGAGGATATATTTGGGGTAGAATGAGTGGAACACATAGAGAAAGGCGATGTCCACGCTGGCCTTGAACACTAGGCTGCAGACATATGTCCACCAGAGCCCGCCCCGCTTCTTGCCAGGGTTCAGGTAGAGGCGCCCACTGTTCTCCCCATGGGCTTCTCGGTGCCTCTTCTCCTGAACCTCCCGGTAGGCCACGTGCATGACCACAAGCAGTGAGGGGCACGTCACCAGGATAAGCTGCAGGGCCCAGAGGCGCACATGGGACACGGGGAAGAACTCGTCGAAGCAGACGTTGGAGCAGCCGGGCTGGCGAGTGTTGCAGTCGAAGTCCTTGTGGTCGTCACTCCACACACGCTCGGCCGTCACCAGGTACACCAGCACACGGAAGATGAAGACCAGAGACAGCCAGATGCGCCCAAAGGCTGTGGAGTACTTGTTGACCCCCCTCAGGAGTCCCTCAAAGATACTCCAGTTCATGGTGGACCCACGCGTCAGCTGCTACTGCagggaaacaagaaaaataatttcctacATTTATCACAGACTTGCTCTGAGCACTTTGTAGAAATATGGCATCGCATTTCATCCTCACCACCACTAGAGGAGCTGGGTTCTACtactgtccccattttatagagggaGGAAGCTGAGGTTTAGAGGCATTATACAAGGTTACATAACTATTAGGTGCAGGGCTGGGATTTGAGCATAAGTAATTAAGTCCAGAACCCAACTCTTACCAATAAAAGTGGATGAGGGCAGGTCCAGGGAGCCACTCATTCCTCCCAGGGCCTGAGGCTCTGGTCTTGAGGTTCTGCAGAGTGAAGACTTACGGAGCTGGGACATTCTGCCTGCTCCCTCTGTTTCAACCCTGGCCCTCCTCCTCAGGGGGCTGAGCCTTGAGATGGTTCTCTCCTTTCTGAGCACTGCTGCCTCTTCTCAGACAGCCCCTTCCCCAGGGGAACCtgctctttgttcttttcttggctCAGGGATGGGACTGGAAAGGAGGCTGGAACCTTGTCCCCAAGCCCCCATCTGGTCTAACACTCTGTAATTAGCCAGGCAGAGTCCTGCTCAAGTGTCACTCATTTGAAGAATGGCCAATGCAATCCAGCTGAAAGCTAAAGCAGGCAGCAATAAATTCTCTTCATACAGTAGGCTTCCTAGAGTAGCCTGGTATGCCAGTGTTTCCCAAACAGTGTTCCCTGGAACCCTGTCCCATAGGTTGGCAATAGGAGAAGTGAGAGAAGAGGATTCTGTGTCAAGAAAAGTTGGCAAACTTTGGGTTTAGTAAAGTTAAATAGGGTTCTTTTGCTCAACCATGCTAATAAACTCACTAATAAATTCACCAAAAGAGGTATGAAATATGTGGCATTGCCCAAACTCCGTTGCCCACAGGAGCCCTTTTCCTCCTGCCATAACTTTTATCATCTTGTGGAACAGCCTTGTCTAGACATCAAGTAGGAAATGCTGCTCTTGTCAGTTCTGCTGGTGAATTTGGCCTGATGAACTCACAGAATCAGATTCACCTCCGCGTAAGGACCGTGACTGCTAGGCAGAGTAAGGGGTCCCCACTTCCTCACCCGCAAGTCCTCTGCCTGATTCCTGGGGATGGGGGTGTGTCCACTAAGACCCAGGCACTGTGGTTTCAACCAACTGTGCACCCTGGGACCCCAAGGAACCTGTCTGCGTAGCCACTAAAGGGCTCGTGATGGCCTTCCCATGCTGGTCCAGGCTGAAGCTCACCAGGCTGTCTCGAGCCTCTGAATGATCAACTGCAAAGCAGAGTAGTGATAACAGCCAATATCCATGAAGCATTCATGCCGTGCCGGGCACCGCTCTAAGTTCTTTGTATGAATCAGTACATTATTCCTTCACAGCAACCTTAGGAAAGGGCATATTTTTtattcccaatttacagatgaggaaagaggAACACAGAGGGATTAATTAACTTGCTCgatgtcacacagctaataagtggcagagctaggatttgaacccaggcaggctggctcTAGAGCCCACCTTCCGGGAACTGCCCAGCCTTAGGCCTCAGACCCTTTCCTCAAGTTTCAATGAGCTGCCTGCCTGTTTGTGTGCAGACGGATTCTGTCCTCCCCCTTGTGTGTGGATCCTGGATGAGGGTGGCTGGGGGTACCTTTGCCCACCACCCTGTCTCCACACCACCTGCGCCACTTGGACGGGggatgggtgggggtgggggccagggGGTGGTGGGGAGCTCTGTTCTGAATCACCAGCTTGCATGCTCAGTCCTGTCTAAGGTAGGCGAGACTCCTGGCAGCTTCTCAGGGAACACCCAGGGAGGCCCCGCCCCTAGCCCCCAGGGGCTCTCACCCAGCCCATCCCTACTTGGGGAGGAGTGGGGCAGGGCTTTGCAGGCCCAGGCAGAGCTACCCTGCCTGCTGAGCTTCTAGCCTGGCCCCTGCTCCCGCCTTTGCCCGGCTGGGGAGAGCTGAAAGAACCCAGAGCCCCTTATTCCTCCGCCATCAGGACCCAGGGTGGCAGGTGTGTACAGGCCACCTCCCACCGCTCCCCAGCAGAGAAGTGTCCTCCTGCCATGTATGCTAAGGGGCAGGGCACATGCGGACACAGATGACCTTACCTGAGTGGCTACTCCTCAGGGCTCTCCTGGCTCCCAGCAGCCGGCAATAGGACTCAGCAAGCAGctggaatttcatatccagaagTGGGGAAGGTTTTCGGGGAAGCCCGTTGAAGCCTGTTTCCAGGACAGAGCCTGCTGGGTGTGCCGGcccagcctgggaggaggaggagctgggaccTGCACTGCCATTGGCtgggccccagcctccccagacTGCTTCTGATGAGGCTCAGGAAACTGAGGGGTTCACTCTTCCCAGGGCGCTGAGCCTCGAATCCTGGTATCCTCTCAGGGGAGAGCCACAGGTCCACTCTGACTCCTTGTTCATCCTCCCATCTGTGGGCTTGTGTGGCAGAAGCTGAGgcctgaatcccagctctgccactttctcaCTGTGTGATTTCTCGCCTTCTCTGTGAAAGTGGGAAAAGAACaacacctacctcatagggtggATACGTGAATTAACCCAGCCTTAGgggtaaagtgcttagaacagtgcctgacacaaggGAAGCCCTGTCTACAATTGCCTGCCCAGCACAGGCCTGCCGCATGGTATGTcttcaaaaaaatgtttcttcctctccctttacTTATTCCTAGGCCTTTTCTTTCTGAGATAAAGGGAAggcagaggagaagggagggagagagagacgtATGCACTAGAGAAAATCTCATTTGGATGCATGTTGTCTTTGGGTTAAAAAGGCCAAACCCAAGCCAGGCAGGAACCACAGGAGAGGTGGAGAAGGTGGACAGGGGCGCCTGGGGAAGGCTTCTCATTAGTGCACAGACACAGTCTGTTGGCCTAATTAACTTCCAAGGTTCCCTGTATCAGCAGGTCACTTGGGGTCAGGATTCAACAGACAAAGTATCCAGGAGCCACAAACAGCACATGTCCATCCACAAGCAAACACAATGTAGCTTCACATGTGCATACTCTTACACACAGGCCACAATTATGGGCACAGTGTTGCACACACATGCAGCAGTGGCTTTATTTTATTCACTGCTCTATCCCTTGGGCCTAGTATGGTGCCTGGGGTCCTGTCCAGTTAGGcttcaatttatatttattgaatgaatgatgtGTGAAATGCACACACCCTGCAGAGAGTCACACATTTCTATGCTCCATGCTCTTTCCAAAAAGCTGTTGCCAAGTACAGGAGAGAGGAGGCATATAAAGAGATCAGTTACAACATTGTGAGAAGTCCTAGAAAAGACACAGATAGAGAAGGGAGTTTTAAGTTCTGCCAGAGGGAGACTcagagaaggtgacatttaagctgggTCTTGAAGGATGTATAGGAGTTTACCAATAAGAGATGCTGAGGAGGGGCCTTTGAGGCAGTGGGCACATAGTGTGCAGAGGACCTTTGTGAAAAATAATGGAAGAGCATTGGAGAGTGGGCTGGGTAGTGGTGGGGGCACCACATGGCAAGGAGCCTGGAAGGTCAGCAAAGACCTTGGAGACCATGAAGGACCTGGAATGTCATGCTGAGGAGTTTGAATTTATCTTGGGTGCAGAGGGAGGCATGAgggaattcttttcttttttctatttttacactTTGTATtgtgctgaggcaggaaaaaggaagagacatGGTCAGACTGGTACATTTGATTCTCATTATTCAAGGTAGTTATATTCTATAAGTCACCATGAACCCCAAGTTAGTGAATATTGACGCATTCTTCCTAGAGGACATATGAGGTTAGGTTCCTGCAAGCTTCTGTTTACAATGTGGTTATCAACTGATCACTACAGAAgtctgttttatgtgtgtttctgaagACACcttgtttaatatatattgttgactCATTAATATTGGACTCATAGCCAACACCACTATAACTCATGACTGAATGAAGCTTGtctaacatacatattttttccatAAGGCCCATCATAGCCTTCGTGTGCTTAGAAACACTAGATGGCACTTCAGCACTATACTCGGGGCCATTTCAAACAGCAAAACCCCAGCAAAAAgcaagaaatgagaaaaacatggCACTAAGTAGACCTCCAATAGAACATATGTTTATAGCATTAGAGCTGAAAGGGGAAGGCAGAATGTCACCTTGTTCAGCCACAGCTGGGAACACGTGCATTGGGAGACTTAAATTTTTGCCACTCTGTGCATGTTATAAATGGCCATGAAAGTGTCTTAAGTGTAAATTTTGGATTAGAAATAAATTGTGGTGAGCTGGAGAATGCACCATACGGAATCTGTGAATAATGAAGATCAACTGTATGTTTAGAAAGCTTCCTCTGTTTGAGAAAAGAGGCTGGAGGGGCTTGTGAGACCTGTATGAAAGTTACTGCAATGATTTAGGCAAGAGATGAGCAAGAGGGTTAGATTTGGGAAATAGCTGGAAAATACAGCTGTCAGCTTTGGGGGACTGACTGGATGTAGGGTGTGAGGCAGGAGGCTGACCTAGGATGGTTCACAGGTCACTGGTTTTGGTGATTTGATAGGTGGTTGGACCACTGATAGaaataaccctatgaggtaggaacTCCAGTGGCCCCATGttccagatgggaaaactgaggcccagagaggctaagAAACTTGCCTGGGCTTGCACAATCAGTAATCAGGAGAGCTGGGGGTGGAATTCAGGTAGCTGAGCTCCAGAGCCGGTGCTCTTAACACTGTAATGCTTCAACATCTTCATACCCAAGGATTTGGCAACACTGTTGGCTCCTTTATGCTTGATAAACAGAATCATTTACTTGTTGTCAAATAttcattaagcacctactatgtgccacgtGTTGTGCCTGATAGTGGAAATAAGTCAGTAAGCATGATTCTCATGGTTCTACCTCTGGGCCTGGTCCTCTTGAAGATTACAGTAAAAGGAGGAAATAAGacatattaaacacacacacacacacacacacacacacacaccccaataaGTCTAAAAATGCAATTGTGATAGAGTCACAAAGGAGAAGCACAGTGCCAAGAAAATGTATAATGGAGAACCAGACCTAGTTTCAGGAGGTAGCGAAAGCCTTTCCAAAAGTGAGACCTGGAGCTTTCTCCTCTGCCAGTAACCCTCTGCCGGCTTCCTAAAATGCCAGCACTCTCCAGAGCTCTCCTGGATTCTCTTCTCTCAGTGCACTCTCCACCGGCCGTGGCTCCTACCGCCAGCTTGGGGCTGAGGACTCCAACTATTGCTGCCACCTCGTGGCCCTGGATAGTTCATGTGGCTGCTACTCAGCACATGTAGCACTGAACTCATTAACTCCAAACACATCTGTGACGAACCTGTGCACCACTTTTCCCACTCACTCCCCCTGCTAtgcttggaatgtatcccccaaTGTTCTCACGTATTGAAACTTAacccccaatgcaacagtgttgggaggtgggactttaagaggtaattaggttaGTTAGATTGATAtcgttatcatgggagtgggtttgttatcatgagagtgggttTGTTATCAAGTGAGAGGTTTCAATGGAGGCTTCATGACTATTCTTTTACTGAGGGATGGGACTTGGGGGATGCTGGAAATCCAGGAGGGAGCTGGAGGTGggaagggtggaaggtgggaatGACAGAGAAGAGGCAAACCTGGAAAACAGGGAAACAGTTGTGTGATGGGCAGAATCcacacagacctgggttcaaaccccatttctactccctagctatgtggccttggtcaactcattttttctctctgagccttagtttcctttcTTTAGAATGTGGAAGGCGTGGGGGGTGCTGTTGTGAGGAGTGCTTGAGAGGATCTATGTAAACATGGTGATTTACAGCTGGCATGTCTCACACATTCATTTCCTTCCACTCTGTGGGCTGTTGCTCTCTGACCTGTTGGGTGGACATTTGTTTTTCCCCTGGGATGAATGGTCATGCTCTTCCCCTATGGTGTGCCTCCCTTCCTGGGCCTCTAGACCTACTCCACCAGCTCTGCCCGTGCTTCCAAGCTCAGCCTGAGGAGGCTGAAACTGGGATGTGCCCCTTGGTCTCTCCCTGCGATTTCTGAGGCTCTGTGTGAGCTGGGTCATGGAGAGCCTCACCATTCCTGAGACTGGGACCCAGTGCTTCTGGGTATTCTCATCCCTCCAGCCCAGCCCACACTAAAGCTGAATCATTGGTCTCCATAACACAGTGTTTTGCTGTCTCTGGGCGGGTTTTCTCAGTTCCATTTGGGGCCTCCCTTTTAGCGTATTGAGGGCTCATGAGCAGTTCTTGAAGCTTTGGCCACTGGCTGCCACATTTCCCCTTGCTAACAAGAGTTCCAAGGCCAAGGACCTTCCTGTTGGGCTCTTGCCTGGATGCTCAGAATCTCTGCTGAGTCATGGTCCAGTGTGGGGACCACATGACTTACTGAAAGTAACCAGACAGCTCTGCATTTTAAATCTGGTTCCAACAAGTGGTCAGTACATGTAGCAGGTGCTATCAGTATCTGCCCCAGATCCTCTTGGCATACTCCATTTCGGTGGTTAAGAGGACCTAGTACAGCACAATGATTTACAGCAGGCAGGACCAGTGTCCAATGGCCAGCACCTGCCACTCTTCCTGGGGCTCTCTGAGCTTCTGGGCCTCTGCCTACATATGAGGTAGGCTGGAAGTGCTAGTGAACTGATGCCCCACTGGGAAAAGCCCTCAACCAGTGACTGATAGAAGTTAGGGTACAAATTCTCCAGCCTCCTCAGCCTTTGATTGAGATGACTGTGAAGTCATTTTCTACTGTTTCCCAGCCGTCCCCAGCAGGATTAAGCTCCGTTGCCCATGGAGGTAACTCACTCAATTAAATACCCTTCATtagctttcttcccttctctgacTCACTGCCCATTCCCATGCTGATGTTTCCTCGGATGGCCTCCCAAATAAATAACTTGCATGCAaatcctgtctcagccttggCTTTTGGTAGAGCCCAAACTAAGACATCTCTTGTTTGAACAGAGAAGCAATCTCATTTCCTGGGGAATTCGCCTATCTTCACTCTAACCAGCCGCATCTTCGCTCATTGAGTGTTGATTGGCTCAGAGGTGGGACTGGCCCCCAGTTGAGCTAATCAGTCATACTTATCTTGATCAGTTGATTGGTCCAATGTGACAACTTAACCCACGCTGATCTATCAAGGGGTCTCCCCTGGGACTTTTGAACGTGGGATAGGGAGAGTGTCCATCTGATGATAGACATAGTGAGAAGTGAGGCTCCGGAATTGCTGGCAGCCTGCTATTTGACAAAGCTGCTTTGCTGAGTGAGACAATGATTCTGAtgcagaaagggaagcagaaaCAAAAGATGAGCAAGCGAGTGCTTGGAAGGCACTGGAATCCCTGGCTTGATCTATCTTTGGAGCCCAGCCATAATGTTTTCTTTCCTGCATGCACGTAAACCACTGCATTATCGTTTTGTTTTAGCCTGCTTAATTTAGGTATCTGTCATTTGCAGCCAAATATACTCTCTGTAACCTTGGATTTGCCATTTAATAGTGGCTGGTgcatagtaagtgttcaacaaatatttgttgactgacttGTACCCTCTGGACCCTGTTTCCCTTACTTGTGTGTTGGGGGTGATAATAAGTAGCTCGTAGGGCTGTTGCATGGATGAGAAAATGAGAGGGAGAGGGCTGTCTTGGCCTGTTTCATGCCGCTGCAACAGaccaccacagactgggtgatttataaagaacagatatttattttctcacagttctgtaggctgggaagtccaggaccAAGGACTCTAGATGCCTCCTTGCATCTAGTGAGGATGTGGCCTCTGCTCCCAAGACGGTGCCTCAAACACTGTGTCCTTCAGAGAGGAATGCcgtgtcctcacgtggcagagAAAGAAGGGCCAAAATGGTCAAACTTCTTCTATTAAGCCATTTTATAAtgtcattaatccattcatgagggtgaagccctcattACCTAAACACCTCCCCAAGGGCCCCACCCCCCAATACATCAGGGATGaagtttccaacatatgaattttggggaacacattcgGACCATAGCAAGATCTCTGTCAACTATGAAGTGTCAGACCCAAACAAAGAGCTTTGTTCTGCCTGTGAGCCAGGGAGGGTGCCAGGGAGGGTGCCAGGGAGGATGCCAGGGAAGGCAGGGCATCTTGGGTGAGGTGCTCAGAGCCCTGCCTGGATCTGTGGATGCACAGAGCTAGTGAAAGCTGcatgaagatgaagatgatgggagtggaatgggagGAATGGCttggggagatttttttttcttttgagagaatcAATAAGAAGGGCAGAGAAGGGAATTAATGTTTATTGACTCTCTGTTATGTAGCATTCACTGGGCCCAACTCCTTGCA
This portion of the Pongo abelii isolate AG06213 chromosome 1, NHGRI_mPonAbe1-v2.0_pri, whole genome shotgun sequence genome encodes:
- the GJB5 gene encoding gap junction beta-5 protein; amino-acid sequence: MNWSIFEGLLRGVNKYSTAFGRIWLSLVFIFRVLVYLVTAERVWSDDHKDFDCNTRQPGCSNVCFDEFFPVSHVRLWALQLILVTCPSLLVVMHVAYREVQEKRHREAHGENSGRLYLNPGKKRGGLWWTYVCSLVFKASVDIAFLYVFHSFYPKYILPPVVKCHADPCPNIVDCFISKPSEKNIFTLFMVATAAVCILLNLVELIYLLNKRCHECLAARKARAMCTGHHPHGTTSSCKQDDLLSGDLIFLGSDSHPPLLPDRPQDHVKKTIL